A window from Vicia villosa cultivar HV-30 ecotype Madison, WI unplaced genomic scaffold, Vvil1.0 ctg.001263F_1_1, whole genome shotgun sequence encodes these proteins:
- the LOC131634254 gene encoding 3-hydroxy-3-methylglutaryl-coenzyme A reductase 1-like, producing MDVQQQAPSHKSSKRKVMDSQSQPSLYLANTVFFGIFFSFAYFLLHRWREKIRTSTPLHVLTISEMIAVVSLIASFFYLMAFFSIGFILHPFSASTAVQYDEEDETEIYKTTIAGVAQKLPPLPPKSAVKKPVTLHLSSDDEEIVQAVVSGSIPSYSLESKLGDSRRAAAIRNKAVERVSGRSLEGLPMENFDYDSILGQCCEMPIGFAVMKM from the coding sequence ATGGATGTTCAGCAGCAAGCTCCCTCCCACAAATCTTCAAAAAGGAAAGTGATGGATTCACAATCACAACCTTCACTCTACTTAGCAAACACGGTTTTCTTCGGCATTTTCTTCTCTTTCGCGTACTTTCTTCTTCACAGATGGCGTGAGAAGATTCGAACCTCTACTCCTCTACATGTACTCACAATCTCCGAGATGATAGCTGTAGTTTCCCTCATCGCTTCATTTTTCTATCTTATGGCTTTCTTCAGTATTGGCTTCATTCTTCATCCCTTCTCCGCTTCCACTGCTGTTCAgtatgatgaagaagatgaaacaGAGATTTATAAAACCACCATCGCGGGAGTTGCACAGAAATTACCTCCGCTACCACCAAAATCCGCCGTCAAAAAACCGGTTACGTTGCATCTTTCGTCCGATGACGAGGAGATTGTCCAGGCTGTGGTTTCAGGATCAATTCCGTCTTACTCACTTGAATCCAAACTGGGAGATTCCCGGCGTGCGGCGGCGATTCGTAACAAGGCGGTGGAGAGAGTTTCTGGAAGGTCACTTGAGGGTCTACCGATGGAAAATTTTGATTATGATTCTATATTAGGACAGTGTTGCGAGATGCCGATTGGATTTGCAGTTATGAAAATGTGA